The Pricia mediterranea genome includes a window with the following:
- a CDS encoding response regulator, whose translation MAPTLVKDLFLLLTDDDEDDREIFKETAEELETKVKVDTLNDGQELMEFLSDKDNRLPDILFLDINMPHKNGLDSLCEIRATPRLNDLCIIMYSTSNYPLDVKKAYDLGANGFIEKPSSHIKLKEILQRVIDMDWKDPCSKLDELNFVLRP comes from the coding sequence ATGGCACCAACACTTGTTAAGGATCTCTTTTTACTTCTGACCGACGACGATGAAGACGACCGCGAAATTTTTAAGGAGACCGCGGAAGAACTCGAGACGAAAGTTAAGGTCGATACCCTGAACGATGGACAGGAACTGATGGAGTTTTTGTCTGACAAGGACAATCGCCTGCCCGACATTCTCTTTCTCGATATCAATATGCCCCACAAAAACGGTCTGGACAGCTTATGTGAGATACGGGCTACCCCGAGACTCAACGATCTGTGCATAATCATGTACTCGACCAGCAACTATCCCCTCGACGTAAAAAAGGCCTATGATCTTGGTGCCAATGGATTCATCGAAAAGCCGTCGAGCCATATAAAACTAAAGGAGATACTCCAACGGGTAATCGATATGGACTGGAAAGACCCTTGTTCGAAGCTCGATGAGCTTAATTTTGTTTTGAGGCCCTGA
- a CDS encoding sensor histidine kinase, whose product MVKLNMNLEEYAYMASHDLQEPVRKIRTFNSMLMDKIQDTGAVEKYGQKIERSAARMTDLIRDILDYSHLKNGQSIAETIDLDDVLEELKSDLELMIEEKDVRITAGKLGKLYGVRIQIFQLFANLVRNSIKFSVNRPEVGIDAVILRGADIETDQRIDPQMDYKRLRFSDNGIGFDVDRSNIIFKPFKRLHSKNEYSGTGIGLAICKRIVDLHGGYIEVKSETGEGTEFLLYFPVSRE is encoded by the coding sequence ATGGTCAAGCTCAATATGAATTTGGAAGAATATGCTTATATGGCCAGCCATGACCTGCAAGAACCGGTACGCAAGATCAGAACGTTCAATTCGATGCTGATGGACAAAATACAAGACACGGGGGCCGTTGAAAAATACGGACAGAAAATAGAGCGTTCGGCAGCACGTATGACCGATCTCATCCGGGATATCCTAGATTACAGCCACCTCAAGAACGGGCAGTCCATTGCCGAGACTATCGACTTGGACGACGTTTTGGAAGAATTGAAATCCGACCTTGAACTGATGATCGAAGAAAAGGATGTGCGTATCACGGCCGGCAAACTCGGGAAACTGTATGGGGTGCGGATACAGATATTCCAGCTTTTTGCAAATCTGGTTCGCAACAGTATAAAGTTTAGCGTAAACAGGCCGGAGGTCGGCATTGATGCCGTGATCTTGAGAGGTGCGGATATTGAAACGGACCAAAGGATAGATCCGCAAATGGACTATAAACGACTTCGGTTTTCCGATAATGGTATCGGCTTCGATGTCGACCGAAGCAATATCATTTTTAAGCCCTTCAAAAGGCTGCACTCTAAAAACGAATATTCGGGAACGGGGATCGGTTTGGCCATCTGCAAGCGTATCGTCGATCTGCACGGGGGCTATATCGAGGTGAAAAGCGAGACGGGAGAAGGTACCGAGTTCTTACTGTATTTTCCTGTAAGCAGGGAGTAA
- a CDS encoding NUDIX hydrolase, which translates to MIKKKRVYRTDKTVNPIIGALLFLISIVLLAISGPLGFVYGFFHSLFKKGFKGIGEYLLKIAISVDQLGNVIMQHLLNTLWVKKGRYNFGNRDETISSALGRNKKLGTLTAFGNWIDKFLDTIDPNHSLNSIDYYIEPTDQIIDKLAWIHILDGRILMTRTEGRDRYYIPGGQRKDGESDAKALLREIREELSVEIEIDSLFFLGIFEAQADGQKPGVLMRMTCYTASYQGELLPADGTTEIVFLRHEDRHMVAEVDMLVFEYLWEKGLLE; encoded by the coding sequence ATGATCAAAAAAAAGCGCGTATACAGGACCGATAAAACGGTAAACCCGATTATCGGGGCACTGCTGTTTTTGATTTCTATCGTGCTATTGGCCATATCGGGACCGTTGGGTTTCGTGTACGGATTTTTCCACAGTCTTTTTAAAAAGGGATTTAAGGGGATAGGTGAATACCTATTGAAAATCGCCATCTCGGTAGATCAATTGGGGAACGTTATAATGCAACATCTCTTGAACACCCTTTGGGTCAAAAAGGGACGCTATAATTTCGGAAACCGCGATGAGACCATCTCCAGTGCCTTGGGGCGCAATAAAAAACTCGGTACCTTGACCGCTTTCGGCAATTGGATCGACAAATTTCTCGACACTATCGACCCGAACCATTCGTTGAACTCCATAGATTATTATATCGAGCCCACCGATCAGATTATCGACAAGCTCGCCTGGATCCATATTCTTGACGGGCGCATTCTAATGACCCGGACCGAGGGACGCGACAGGTATTATATTCCCGGCGGGCAACGAAAAGACGGCGAAAGCGACGCCAAGGCCCTTCTACGGGAAATCAGGGAGGAACTGAGCGTGGAGATCGAAATCGACTCCCTTTTCTTTTTGGGAATTTTCGAGGCCCAGGCAGATGGGCAGAAACCGGGAGTCTTGATGCGGATGACCTGTTATACGGCATCATACCAGGGAGAGCTGCTTCCGGCCGACGGTACTACCGAGATAGTGTTTTTACGACATGAGGACAGGCACATGGTGGCGGAAGTCGATATGCTGGTCTTTGAGTATTTATGGGAAAAGGGGCTGTTGGAATGA
- a CDS encoding sulfatase: protein MKHPGPILFVLLIIWGCKEEYPSAEKKTRPNILFIAIDDLRNELGAYGSVARTPNMDSLASRGSLFTHHYVQVPTCGASRHSLLTGYRPSKPIHLSNRAIEVEISGKAEDSVPETFIHRFKRAGYHTVGIGKISHSADGYVYGYEEPVSEKRELPHSWSELLFDAGKWETGWNAFFAYANGENRQSLEKQVRPYESGEVEDEGYPDGLTANLALSKLKELQENEQPFFMGVGFFKPHLPFNAPKKYWDLYERDSVPISDNPRIPENINLASLQESGEFNQYALGEERAGLDTSVSNAYARKLRHAYLASVSYIDAQIGKLLQELKRLELTENTIVVIWGDHGWHLGDQRVWGKHTLFENALKSTLIIKTPNAMNANESDVSNHDHKVEAVVESVDLYPTLLELADIPLNHKIDGESLVPLLTSNGSRNQGKAYGYFNQGITLRTPDYRLTKYFREEEPHIELYDHTADIPENKNIASEHPEIVARLMPLLEQERWRR, encoded by the coding sequence ATGAAACATCCAGGTCCGATTCTATTTGTTCTCCTAATCATTTGGGGTTGTAAGGAAGAATACCCTTCGGCCGAAAAAAAAACAAGGCCCAACATTCTTTTTATCGCCATTGACGACCTGCGGAACGAGCTGGGAGCTTATGGCAGCGTCGCCCGGACGCCGAATATGGATTCCTTGGCGTCGAGGGGCAGCCTCTTTACCCATCACTACGTACAGGTGCCCACTTGTGGTGCTTCCCGCCATTCGCTTTTGACCGGATACCGTCCATCGAAACCTATCCATTTGTCCAATCGCGCCATCGAAGTCGAAATTTCGGGAAAGGCCGAGGATTCCGTGCCCGAAACCTTTATCCATCGGTTCAAACGGGCGGGCTATCATACCGTGGGCATCGGAAAGATCAGCCACTCCGCCGACGGGTATGTTTACGGATATGAGGAGCCCGTATCCGAAAAAAGGGAACTGCCGCATAGTTGGAGTGAACTGCTCTTCGACGCCGGAAAATGGGAAACCGGATGGAACGCCTTTTTCGCCTACGCCAACGGGGAGAACCGACAAAGCCTCGAGAAGCAGGTCCGACCCTATGAATCGGGGGAAGTCGAGGATGAAGGCTATCCGGACGGATTGACCGCTAACCTCGCGCTATCCAAATTAAAGGAGCTTCAAGAAAATGAACAGCCCTTTTTCATGGGTGTGGGATTTTTCAAGCCCCACCTGCCTTTTAATGCTCCAAAAAAATATTGGGACCTGTATGAACGTGACAGCGTCCCCATCTCCGATAATCCCCGAATTCCGGAGAACATCAATTTGGCCAGCTTACAGGAAAGCGGGGAATTCAACCAATACGCCTTGGGCGAGGAAAGAGCCGGGTTGGATACCTCGGTTTCCAATGCCTATGCCCGAAAACTAAGACATGCGTATCTGGCCTCCGTCAGTTATATCGACGCCCAAATCGGAAAATTACTGCAAGAACTCAAAAGGCTCGAATTGACGGAGAACACCATTGTAGTCATCTGGGGCGACCACGGTTGGCATTTGGGAGATCAACGGGTCTGGGGCAAACACACGCTGTTCGAAAATGCACTAAAAAGTACACTGATCATCAAAACGCCGAATGCCATGAACGCAAATGAATCCGATGTTTCGAATCACGACCATAAGGTGGAAGCGGTCGTCGAAAGCGTTGATCTCTACCCTACCCTTCTAGAATTGGCCGATATCCCCTTGAACCATAAAATCGACGGAGAAAGCCTAGTCCCCCTATTGACCTCCAACGGCAGCAGGAACCAAGGCAAAGCCTATGGGTATTTTAATCAAGGCATCACGCTTCGCACACCAGACTACCGCCTGACGAAGTATTTTAGGGAAGAAGAGCCACACATTGAGCTTTACGACCATACCGCCGATATCCCCGAAAACAAAAATATCGCGTCGGAACATCCAGAAATTGTAGCGCGATTGATGCCGCTGCTGGAGCAGGAGAGGTGGAGACGTTAG
- the ppgK gene encoding polyphosphate--glucose phosphotransferase: MEILGIDVGGSGMKGGIVDIKTGEMISERHRIPTPKSRKPKEMADVIAEIVDHFDYKGKVGCGFPTVIKKGICKSPGNLHKSWLDIDVEQLFEEKTGLDFTVVNDADIAGYASMEYGIGKGKEGLVVMITIGTGLGSGAFYDGKLIPNFELGQIPYKKYKKIELWAAASAKEREKLSYKKWGKRFNKFLKYVDLIIAPDLILLGGGTSKDFDEFKKYIKINTPVVPAELQNHAGIIGAAAAALHKIPMDV, from the coding sequence ATGGAAATTCTTGGCATTGACGTCGGTGGATCCGGCATGAAAGGCGGTATTGTTGACATCAAAACCGGGGAGATGATTTCGGAGCGGCACCGAATTCCGACCCCGAAATCCCGCAAGCCGAAAGAAATGGCGGACGTCATCGCAGAAATCGTCGACCATTTCGACTACAAGGGCAAAGTGGGCTGCGGCTTTCCTACCGTTATCAAAAAAGGAATCTGTAAATCCCCCGGCAACCTTCATAAAAGTTGGTTGGACATCGACGTCGAGCAACTCTTCGAAGAAAAAACGGGACTTGATTTTACGGTGGTCAACGACGCCGACATTGCGGGCTACGCCTCGATGGAATACGGTATCGGAAAAGGGAAAGAGGGCCTGGTGGTCATGATTACCATCGGTACGGGACTCGGGAGCGGCGCTTTTTACGACGGCAAATTGATTCCCAATTTCGAATTGGGGCAGATACCCTATAAAAAATACAAGAAAATTGAACTTTGGGCAGCTGCTTCCGCCAAGGAACGGGAAAAATTATCCTATAAGAAATGGGGAAAACGCTTTAATAAATTCCTAAAATATGTGGACCTGATCATCGCGCCCGACCTCATCCTGCTGGGCGGGGGCACTTCGAAGGACTTCGATGAATTCAAGAAATACATCAAGATCAACACGCCGGTCGTGCCCGCAGAATTGCAAAACCACGCGGGAATTATCGGGGCGGCCGCAGCGGCGCTGCACAAGATCCCGATGGACGTGTAA
- the typA gene encoding translational GTPase TypA, which produces MSTTKNIAIIAHVDHGKTTLVDKIMYHCQLFRDNENTGDLILDNNDLERERGITITSKNVSVVYKDTKINIIDTPGHADFGGEVERVLNMADGVLLLVDAFEGPMPQTRFVLQKAIDLGLKPCVVINKVDKENCTPEEVHEKVFDLMFELGAEEWQLDFPVVYGSAKNNWMSDDWQNETENIEPLLDMVVEHIPSFEPEEGTTQMLITSLDFSSFTGRIAIGRLQRGSLKEGQQVSLVKRDGSIVKSKVKELFTFEGLGRIKVKEVAVGDICAIVGLEGFDIGDTIADLENPEGLKTIAIDEPTMSMLFTINDSPFFGQDGKYVTSRHIKERLERELEKNLALRVEETDSADRFLVYGRGVLHLSVLIETMRREGYELQIGQPQVIIKEIDGVKCEPIESLTIDLPEEVSGKAVEMVSIRKGEMTRMEAKGDRMVCEFLIPSRGIIGLRNQLLTATAGEAIMAHRFLEYQPMKGDIPQRQNGSLVSMENGKAIPYSIDKLQDRGKFFVDPGEDIYEGQVIGENSRGDDMTVNITKTKKLSNVRSAGADDKAKIVPAIKFSLEEALEYIQKDEYVEVTPKHLRLRKIYLKEVDRKRNKIT; this is translated from the coding sequence ATGTCAACAACAAAGAATATTGCCATCATCGCCCACGTTGACCACGGGAAGACGACCTTGGTCGACAAGATCATGTACCACTGCCAGCTGTTTCGCGACAACGAAAATACCGGCGACCTGATCTTGGATAACAATGATCTCGAACGGGAACGGGGCATCACCATTACCTCAAAAAACGTATCGGTAGTCTATAAGGATACCAAGATCAATATTATCGACACCCCCGGTCACGCCGATTTCGGAGGCGAGGTCGAACGGGTGCTGAACATGGCCGATGGGGTGCTCCTGTTGGTGGATGCCTTTGAGGGGCCCATGCCCCAGACCCGTTTTGTGCTCCAAAAAGCGATCGATCTGGGATTGAAGCCCTGTGTGGTGATCAATAAGGTGGACAAGGAAAATTGTACGCCCGAAGAGGTGCACGAAAAAGTGTTCGACCTGATGTTCGAGCTCGGCGCGGAAGAATGGCAGCTGGATTTCCCCGTGGTCTATGGTTCCGCCAAGAACAATTGGATGAGCGACGACTGGCAGAACGAAACCGAAAATATCGAACCCTTGTTGGATATGGTCGTCGAGCATATTCCGTCTTTTGAACCGGAGGAAGGCACTACCCAAATGCTGATTACTTCCTTGGATTTCTCCTCTTTTACCGGACGGATAGCTATCGGAAGGTTACAGCGTGGCAGTCTTAAGGAAGGCCAGCAGGTCTCCTTGGTCAAAAGGGACGGCAGCATCGTAAAATCGAAGGTTAAGGAACTGTTCACTTTTGAAGGGCTCGGCCGTATAAAGGTCAAGGAAGTGGCCGTGGGCGATATTTGCGCGATTGTCGGACTCGAAGGTTTCGATATCGGGGATACGATCGCGGATCTCGAAAATCCAGAAGGTCTTAAGACCATTGCCATCGACGAGCCGACCATGAGCATGTTGTTCACGATCAACGACAGTCCCTTTTTCGGGCAGGACGGAAAGTATGTTACCTCCCGCCACATCAAGGAGCGGTTGGAGCGCGAACTGGAGAAGAACTTGGCCCTCAGGGTCGAGGAGACCGATAGTGCCGATCGATTTTTGGTCTATGGCCGGGGCGTGTTGCACCTGTCCGTACTGATTGAAACTATGCGTCGCGAAGGCTATGAACTACAGATCGGCCAGCCCCAGGTTATCATCAAGGAAATCGACGGCGTCAAATGTGAGCCCATCGAATCCTTGACCATCGATCTGCCCGAGGAAGTATCCGGAAAGGCCGTCGAAATGGTGTCGATCCGAAAAGGGGAGATGACCCGTATGGAAGCCAAGGGCGACCGGATGGTCTGCGAGTTCCTGATTCCCTCACGCGGGATTATAGGCCTGCGAAACCAATTGTTGACCGCGACGGCGGGCGAGGCCATTATGGCGCACCGCTTCTTGGAATACCAGCCGATGAAAGGAGATATTCCGCAACGGCAGAACGGATCCTTGGTCTCTATGGAGAATGGAAAAGCGATTCCTTATTCGATTGACAAATTGCAAGATCGGGGCAAATTTTTCGTCGATCCGGGCGAGGATATCTATGAGGGACAGGTCATCGGGGAGAATTCCCGTGGCGATGATATGACCGTCAACATTACCAAGACGAAAAAACTATCGAACGTACGATCGGCCGGGGCGGACGATAAGGCAAAAATTGTGCCCGCCATCAAGTTTTCCCTGGAGGAAGCCTTGGAATACATCCAAAAGGATGAATACGTTGAGGTCACTCCCAAGCATTTGCGATTGCGCAAGATTTATTTGAAGGAAGTGGACCGGAAGCGGAACAAGATTACCTAA
- the kdsA gene encoding 3-deoxy-8-phosphooctulonate synthase, with protein sequence MDLSLIPKLKHTDSNNFFLLSGPCAIEGEDMALRIAEHIAEVTDRLSIPYVFKGSFKKANRSRVDSFTGIGDEKALKILRKVSETFEVPTITDIHVPDDAAKAAEYVDVLQIPAFLVRQTDLVVAAAETGKVVNLKKGQFMSPESMRHAVTKVTDSGNQQVWITDRGTMFGYQDMLVDFRGIPTMKQYAPVVLDVTHSLQQPNQSSGVTGGRPELINTMARAGIAAGVDGIFMETHFDPANAKSDGANMLHLDHLERLLTNLTALRETVNQLK encoded by the coding sequence ATGGACCTCTCGTTGATTCCCAAACTCAAGCATACCGACAGCAACAACTTCTTTCTACTTTCCGGCCCCTGTGCCATTGAGGGCGAGGACATGGCGCTGCGTATTGCGGAGCATATCGCCGAAGTGACCGACAGGTTGAGCATTCCCTATGTATTTAAAGGAAGTTTTAAAAAGGCCAACCGCAGCCGGGTGGACAGTTTTACCGGCATCGGGGACGAAAAGGCGCTGAAGATTCTGCGGAAGGTTTCGGAAACCTTCGAGGTGCCGACCATAACCGATATCCATGTGCCCGATGATGCCGCCAAGGCCGCGGAATATGTGGATGTGCTGCAGATTCCTGCGTTTTTGGTCCGACAGACCGACTTGGTCGTGGCCGCCGCGGAAACCGGAAAGGTGGTCAACCTCAAAAAGGGACAGTTTATGAGTCCCGAAAGCATGCGGCACGCCGTCACCAAAGTCACCGATTCCGGCAACCAACAGGTGTGGATCACCGACCGCGGCACCATGTTCGGCTATCAGGATATGCTCGTCGATTTCAGGGGCATCCCCACCATGAAGCAATACGCGCCGGTGGTCTTGGACGTTACGCATTCGCTTCAGCAGCCCAACCAGTCCTCCGGCGTGACCGGAGGCCGCCCCGAACTGATCAATACCATGGCCCGCGCCGGAATCGCCGCGGGAGTGGACGGGATCTTTATGGAAACCCATTTCGACCCGGCCAACGCGAAAAGTGACGGTGCCAACATGTTGCATTTGGACCATTTAGAACGTTTATTGACGAATTTAACGGCTTTGCGAGAGACCGTCAATCAGTTGAAATAG
- a CDS encoding sulfatase family protein: protein MRPCYPILFLISLLIFVSCADDTSGEAEMARPNIVFIMSDDHAYQAISAYNDKLIHTPNIDRLAKEGKLFTNASVTNSICAPSRAVILTGKHSHINGKIDNLSPFDTTNVTFPQLLQKAGYQTAMFGKLHFGNNPKGFDEFKILPGQGDYYNPKFITQQGDTTIQGYVTDITTDLTLDWMENRRDTTKPFLLMYLHKAPHRSWLPAKRHYTEFTEKTFPLPETLFDDYENRGTAAATAEMNILKHMTLNYDLKIYPEVVEALDIDDRKIYNPIQRMTPEQRASWDSIYGPINEDFQQRYPDMNDSTLMVWKYQRYMQDYLGTIAAVDENVGRVLDYLDENGLTENTLVVYTSDQGFYLGEHGWFDKRFMYDESFKTPLLIRWPHVITPNTTSEEMVQNLDFAQTFLDAAGVMSPNDMQGESLMPLLNGNTRNWNRDAVYYHYYEYPAEHAVKRHYGIATEDFKLIHFYFDVDEWELYDRKKDPLEMHNVYDDPTYADTVATMKEKLKEIRKKYKDSDALSEKYIDIYKDKGLIQ from the coding sequence ATGAGACCCTGTTATCCCATCTTATTCCTTATTTCCCTCCTTATTTTTGTTTCCTGTGCCGACGATACATCCGGCGAAGCCGAAATGGCACGTCCGAATATCGTCTTTATCATGTCCGACGACCATGCCTATCAGGCCATCAGCGCCTATAACGACAAGCTAATCCATACCCCCAACATCGACCGGCTCGCCAAGGAGGGGAAGCTCTTTACCAATGCCAGTGTAACCAATTCCATCTGTGCCCCGTCACGGGCGGTCATCCTCACCGGAAAGCACAGCCATATCAACGGCAAAATCGATAACCTCTCCCCTTTCGATACCACGAACGTCACCTTTCCGCAACTGCTACAGAAGGCGGGCTACCAGACGGCCATGTTCGGGAAACTGCATTTTGGCAACAATCCCAAGGGATTCGACGAATTCAAGATCCTTCCGGGACAGGGGGACTACTACAATCCCAAATTCATCACCCAGCAGGGCGATACGACCATTCAAGGCTATGTGACCGATATCACAACGGACCTTACGCTGGACTGGATGGAAAACAGAAGGGATACCACAAAGCCCTTTTTATTGATGTACCTGCACAAAGCGCCCCACCGGTCATGGCTTCCCGCCAAGAGGCACTATACCGAGTTTACGGAAAAGACCTTCCCCCTACCGGAAACCCTGTTCGACGACTACGAAAACCGGGGTACGGCCGCGGCCACGGCGGAAATGAACATCCTAAAGCATATGACCTTGAATTATGACTTGAAGATATACCCGGAAGTCGTCGAGGCCTTGGATATCGATGACCGGAAAATCTACAATCCCATCCAACGTATGACTCCCGAACAAAGGGCCTCTTGGGATTCCATCTACGGCCCCATTAACGAAGATTTCCAACAGCGCTATCCCGATATGAACGATTCCACATTGATGGTCTGGAAGTACCAGCGGTATATGCAGGACTATCTCGGCACCATCGCCGCGGTGGACGAAAATGTGGGAAGGGTGTTGGACTATCTCGATGAAAACGGTCTCACGGAAAACACCTTGGTCGTCTATACCTCGGACCAGGGCTTCTACCTTGGCGAACACGGTTGGTTCGACAAGCGTTTTATGTACGACGAATCGTTCAAGACCCCTCTATTGATCCGCTGGCCGCACGTCATCACGCCCAACACCACCTCGGAAGAAATGGTACAGAACCTCGATTTCGCCCAGACCTTTTTGGACGCGGCCGGGGTCATGTCTCCCAATGATATGCAGGGCGAAAGCCTGATGCCCCTACTTAATGGCAACACCAGAAATTGGAACCGCGATGCGGTGTATTACCATTACTATGAATACCCTGCCGAGCACGCCGTGAAAAGACACTACGGTATCGCTACGGAAGATTTTAAACTGATCCATTTCTATTTCGACGTGGATGAGTGGGAACTGTACGATCGAAAGAAAGACCCGTTGGAAATGCACAACGTGTACGACGATCCCACTTATGCCGACACGGTTGCCACAATGAAGGAGAAACTGAAAGAAATCCGAAAAAAATATAAGGATTCGGATGCCTTGAGCGAAAAATATATCGATATTTATAAGGATAAGGGATTGATTCAATAA
- a CDS encoding Sb-PDE family phosphodiesterase: MKYAILFLSILLYTAGNAQDHSHMGAQPLTYPNIPGYTTLKTDFHQHTVFSDGNVWPTIRVQEALRENLDAIALTEHLEYQPHAKDIPHPDRNRSFELAKAMDEAEEHGLLVVHGSEITRSEPVGHSNALFISDANQLLHEKPEDAFAAAKEQAAFVFWNHPAWHRQSPKGTPILSDFQKARIKNDELHGIEVINNVEYSEEALKLALEQDLTIMGTSDIHGLIDWNYTEKGNHRPITLVFAREKSIESLREALFAGRTIAVFNDLMVGREEFLAPLLQASIEIIKAEYIENTQIVEIELQNISSSDLLFENAMDYTFYDSSPVFEIPAGKSKILQIKTLEKKDTVTLKLKALGCFTAPQQQPVIEWGVQAK, from the coding sequence ATGAAATATGCAATCTTATTTCTTTCCATCCTTCTTTATACTGCCGGCAACGCCCAAGATCACTCCCACATGGGCGCCCAACCTCTTACCTATCCCAATATCCCAGGGTACACCACCTTAAAAACCGATTTTCATCAGCATACCGTTTTTTCCGATGGAAATGTATGGCCCACAATACGGGTACAGGAAGCCCTGCGCGAAAACTTGGATGCAATAGCGCTCACCGAGCATTTGGAATACCAACCCCACGCGAAGGATATTCCCCATCCCGATCGAAACCGGTCCTTTGAACTGGCGAAAGCTATGGACGAAGCCGAGGAACACGGACTTCTAGTTGTACACGGATCAGAAATAACCCGCTCAGAACCTGTGGGGCATAGCAACGCCCTTTTCATATCCGATGCGAACCAATTGTTGCACGAAAAACCGGAGGACGCTTTTGCCGCGGCCAAGGAGCAAGCGGCCTTTGTGTTCTGGAACCATCCCGCATGGCATCGTCAGAGTCCGAAAGGCACTCCGATATTGAGTGATTTTCAGAAGGCCCGGATCAAGAACGACGAGCTTCACGGTATCGAGGTGATAAACAACGTCGAATATTCCGAGGAGGCACTAAAGCTTGCCTTAGAGCAAGACCTGACGATAATGGGCACCAGCGACATTCACGGTCTCATTGATTGGAACTACACCGAAAAGGGAAACCACCGGCCGATCACCTTGGTCTTTGCCAGGGAAAAAAGTATAGAAAGCCTGCGCGAAGCCCTCTTTGCGGGACGAACCATTGCGGTCTTTAACGACTTGATGGTAGGCCGGGAAGAATTCCTCGCTCCATTGCTTCAAGCCAGTATCGAAATTATCAAGGCGGAATATATCGAGAACACCCAAATAGTGGAAATAGAACTCCAAAATATTTCGAGCAGCGACCTGCTTTTTGAAAACGCGATGGATTATACCTTCTACGATAGCTCGCCGGTCTTTGAGATTCCGGCCGGGAAATCGAAGATTTTACAGATCAAGACTTTGGAAAAAAAGGATACCGTTACCTTAAAACTTAAGGCTTTAGGTTGTTTTACCGCTCCTCAGCAACAGCCGGTCATCGAGTGGGGCGTTCAGGCGAAGTAG
- a CDS encoding NAD(P)-dependent oxidoreductase produces MKFGIIRERKNPPDRRVVLSPQACQKVVSKHQNAQIIVEPSPIRTYTDAEYRAAGIEVDLNMEQCDVLLGVKEVPMDALIRDKKYFFFSHTIKKQPYNRDLLEAILEKNIELYDHEVITDKNEQRLVAFGRYAGIVGAYNGFRAFGLKYDAYKLPKADELPDQKALIKVLTTLELPKIKVLLTGRGRVGDGSREMLDAMGMKRVNVDEYLKREFDEPVYCQIDAGEYNKRKDGVRGNKADFFENPEEYKSNFYRFAKVTDLYIAGHFHAQDAPFLFTREDAKQADFKIKVVADISCDIDGPIACTIRPSTIQNPIYGYDPKTEGETDYTDPSAIAVMAVDNLPCELPRDASEGFGEAFLKNVIPAFFNGDKDGILQRARMTYKGKLTERYSYLQDYVDGTEPADFQ; encoded by the coding sequence ATGAAATTCGGAATCATCCGCGAACGTAAAAATCCCCCTGATCGGCGAGTCGTGCTCTCCCCGCAAGCCTGTCAAAAGGTCGTATCGAAGCATCAGAATGCCCAAATCATCGTCGAACCTTCCCCCATCCGTACCTATACCGATGCGGAGTACAGGGCAGCGGGCATAGAGGTCGACCTTAATATGGAGCAATGCGACGTACTGTTGGGCGTAAAAGAGGTGCCCATGGATGCACTCATCCGCGATAAAAAGTACTTCTTTTTTTCGCATACCATCAAAAAGCAGCCCTACAATCGGGACCTCCTTGAGGCCATCTTGGAGAAAAATATCGAGCTTTACGATCATGAGGTCATTACCGATAAGAACGAACAGCGTCTGGTCGCCTTTGGGAGGTATGCCGGCATTGTCGGGGCCTATAACGGATTCCGGGCATTCGGGCTCAAATACGACGCCTATAAGTTGCCCAAGGCCGACGAGCTGCCCGACCAAAAAGCATTGATCAAGGTGCTGACGACCCTTGAACTGCCCAAAATCAAAGTGCTTCTTACTGGTAGGGGCAGGGTCGGTGACGGGTCTCGGGAAATGCTGGACGCCATGGGCATGAAAAGGGTCAATGTTGACGAATACCTTAAAAGGGAATTTGACGAACCGGTGTACTGTCAAATCGATGCCGGTGAGTACAATAAACGCAAGGACGGGGTGCGCGGAAACAAAGCTGATTTCTTTGAAAATCCCGAAGAATATAAATCCAATTTCTATCGGTTCGCTAAAGTCACCGATCTATATATTGCGGGCCATTTTCACGCACAGGATGCGCCGTTTCTCTTCACTCGGGAAGACGCCAAGCAAGCGGATTTCAAAATAAAAGTGGTGGCGGATATCAGTTGCGATATCGATGGACCCATTGCATGCACCATTCGCCCGTCAACCATCCAGAATCCCATCTACGGGTATGACCCAAAAACGGAAGGAGAGACGGACTACACCGATCCTTCAGCCATTGCGGTAATGGCCGTCGACAATCTGCCCTGCGAACTGCCACGCGATGCCAGCGAAGGTTTTGGTGAGGCCTTTTTAAAAAATGTGATACCCGCTTTTTTCAATGGGGATAAAGATGGCATTTTGCAACGTGCCCGCATGACCTATAAAGGCAAGTTGACCGAACGATATTCGTATCTACAGGATTATGTGGACGGCACGGAGCCTGCCGATTTCCAATGA